In Arachis stenosperma cultivar V10309 chromosome 1, arast.V10309.gnm1.PFL2, whole genome shotgun sequence, one DNA window encodes the following:
- the LOC130969797 gene encoding WD repeat-containing protein DWA2-like: protein MQGASSGIGYGLKYQARCISDVKADTDHTTFLAGTLSLKEENEVHLIRLSSSGTELFCEGLFSHPNEIWDLVSCPFDQRIFSTVYSNGETYGAAIWQIPELYGELNSPQLEKITSLDGHAGKIKCILWWPSGRHDKLISIDEENLYLWSLDASKKTAQIQSQDSAGMPHKISGGAWDPHDVNSVAATFESSLQLWDVRAMGKTISIECSHVRSVDYHPKRKHVLVTAEHESGIHIWDLRKPKVPIQELPGHTHWTWIVKCNPEYDGVILSAGTDSTVNLWLVSLGNDDVSTESQTESPTHWVDPLINTYSDYEDSIYGLTWSSREPWIFASLSYDGRVVVESVKPSISKK, encoded by the exons ATGCAAGGTGCATCATCAGGCATCGGATACGGTCTAAAATATCAG GCTCGATGCATTTCGGATGTAAAGGCAGACACGGATCACACTACCTTTCTGGCTGGCACACTCAGCCTCAAAGAAGAAAATGAG GTTCATCTGATTCGGCTTTCGTCGAGTGGAACTGAATTGTTCTGTGAAGGATTGTTTTCGCACCCGAATGAGATTTGGGACCTTGTCTCATGTCCTTTCGATCAACGGATCTTCTCAACCGTTTACTCTAACG GTGAAACTTATGGAGCAGCAATATGGCAGATCCCTGAGTTATATGGTGAGTTGAATTCGCCTCAGTTAGAAAAAATTACATCGCTAGACGGTCATGCCGGTAAGATTAAATG TATTCTCTGGTGGCCATCTGGAAGGCATGATAAATTGATCAGCATCGATGAGGAGAACCTCTACTTGTGGAGTCTAGATGCTTCCAAGAAAACTGCACAA ATACAATCACAAGATTCAGCTGGCATGCCCCACAAGATATCTGGTGGGGCATGGGATCCACATGATGTGAATTCTGTTGCCGCAACTTTTGAATCATCTCTCCAACTATGGGATGTCAGAGCAATGGG GAAGACTATTTCAATTGAATGCTCCCATGTACGCAGTGTTGATTATCACCCTAAAAGGAAGCACGTACTT GTTACTGCAGAACATGAGTCTGGGATACATATCTGGGATCTAAGAAAACCAAAAGTTCCCATCCAAGAGCTTCCAGGACATACGCATTG GACATGGATTGTCAAATGTAACCCTGAGTATGACGGAGTGATCTTG AGTGCTGGTACAGATTCAACAGTGAACCTGTGGCTTGTCTCTCTAGGCAATGATGATGTATCAACTGAGAG CCAAACTGAGTCACCTACTCATTGGGTTGATCCTTTAATCAATACGTATAGTGATTATGAAGACAGCATTTATG GGCTCACCTGGAGTTCTCGTGAACCATGGATCTTTGCATCGTTATCCTATGATGGCAGG GTGGTTGTAGAATCGGTTAAACCTTCCATCTCCAAAAAAtga